The Diadema setosum chromosome 4, eeDiaSeto1, whole genome shotgun sequence genome window below encodes:
- the LOC140226825 gene encoding uncharacterized protein gives MQTPSGKNVIPIFSKRKRPRQALYALPASQNASNQVQGEAVTPSKSHGDVSSAPQHGNWVGGQSSSQQRGRPPLAPTTANTSHTNEQWQRQSQPRGLENKPNAPGMMKVSQRQPAMKQDGRNYWPNGGGSHQPDKRQHMQAHSHPPPNKIARQYAPVQQDQMQMSPQYPVSSMQPPLTGSKLGPHQPPRTLPQDVLQSRTVPHTATSSHANAAIKTNTGAPLPFRMPPSPLSRVNAPPTSWEIKGPHTDEHRADTSMKILTVGIEELRHWASSKDCRGLVFFELFGILNSAVCADGRGIAKKFTIKDGHHTLQCIFYETDRPLGHLTRGQCLRCMGNIPPREGLFRCVSVRPASAVEQRVMRSLVAACDKVARHRLQVTNIEP, from the exons ATGCAAACCCCATCAGGAAAGAATGTTATACCTATCTTCAGCAAACGGAAGCGACCTCGCCAAGCTCTTTATGCTCttcctgcatcacaaaatgccAGCAACCAAGTGCAAG GGGAAGCTGTTACACCATCCAAATCTCATGGAGATGTCTCAAGTGCACCCCAACATGGTAATTGGGTAGGAGGTCAGAGTTCATCTCAACAACGCGGGAGACCACCACTCGCACCGACCACTGCAAATACCAGCCATACAAATGAGCAGTGGCAACGTCAATCCCAACCTCGAGGCTTAGAAAATAAACCGAATGCTCCAG GCatgatgaaggtgtctcagcGGCAACCAGCCATGAAACAAGACGGTAGAAACTACTGGCCCAACGGAGGTGGCAGCCATCAACCAGACAAAAGGCAGCACATGCAAGCACACTCGCATCCACCTCCTAACAAAATTGCCAGACAGTATGCACCTGTACAGCAAGATCAAATGCAAATGAGCCCCCAGTATCCTGTGAG CTCCATGCAGCCACCATTGACTGGGTCCAAGCTTGGTCCTCACCAACCACCCAGAACTCTACCCCAGGATGTCCTTCAGAGCAGAACAGTCCCCCACACAGCCACCAGTTCACATGCCAATGCTGCAATTAAGACAAATACTGGTGCTCCACTTCCATTCAGAATGCCACCCTCGCCCCTAAGCAGAGTAAAT GCTCCTCCTACCTCTTGGGAGATAAAGGGTCCCCATACTGATGAGCACAGGGCAGACACGTCCATGAAGATTCTGACTGTGGGCATTGAGGAACTCCGGCACTGGGCATCGTCCAAGGACTGTCGGGGACTTGTGTTCTTTGAGCTATTTG GCATTCTGAATTCAGCTGTGTGTGCAGATGGAAGAGGGATAGCAAAGAAATTCACCATCAAAGATGGTCACCATACACTGCAGTGCATCTTTTATGAGACG GACCGCCCCCTGGGTCACTTGACAAGAGGCCAGTGCCTGCGTTGCATGGGCAACATCCCACCCCGGGAGGGACTCTTCCGCTGTGTATCCGTCCGCCCGGCATCAGCCGTGGAACAGAGAGTGATGAGAAGCCTGGTTGCAGCTTGTGACAAGGTGGCCCGACACAGACTTCAGGTCACAAACATTGAGCCTTAG